A portion of the Mustela erminea isolate mMusErm1 chromosome 19, mMusErm1.Pri, whole genome shotgun sequence genome contains these proteins:
- the ZNF574 gene encoding zinc finger protein 574 isoform X1, with protein MHPEERVRDVNVDWSNGRSQTDADWARSAVPGAAEKEAQGLAAAMTEESEETVLYIEHRYVCSECNQLYGSLEEVLVHQNSHVPQQHFELVGVADPGVTVAAEAASGTGLYQTLVQESQYQCLECGQLLMSPSQLLEHQELHLKMMTPPEAVPAEPPPKGPTLSSSTIHYECVDCKALFASQELWLNHRQTHLRGTPTKPSAPVVLGSPVVLGPPVGQARVAVEHSYRKAEEGGEGAAVPSAAAATTEVVTEVELLLYKCSECSQLFQLPADFLEHQATHFPAPVPESEEPAVHPETLTPSPAEVPVSQPDTLPSSDHSYELRNGEAIGRDRRGRKARRNNSGEPGGTATQELFCSACDQLFLSPHQLQQHLRSHREGVFKCPLCSRVFPSPSSLDQHLGDHSSESHFLCVDCGLAFGTEALLLAHRRAHTPNPLHSCPCGKTFVNLTKFLYHRRTHGAGGVPLPTTPVPPEEPVIGFPEPAPAETGESEAPEPPATEESSEGPTAPGTYRCLLCSREFGKALQLTRHQRFVHRLERRHKCGICGKMFKKKSHVRNHLRTHTGERPFPCPDCSKPFNSPANLARHRLTHTGERPYRCGDCGKAFTQSSTLRQHRLVHAQHFPYRCQECGVRFHRPYRLLMHRYHHTGEYPYKCRECPRSFLLRRLLEVHQLVAHAGRQPHRCPSCGAAFPSSLRLREHRCAAAAAQAPRRFECGTCGKKVGSAARLQAHEAAHAAAGPGEVLAKEPPAPRVPRATRTPVTSPTTLGAAASAAPTAPARRRGLECSECKKLFSTETSLQVHRRIHTGERPYPCPDCGKAFRQSTHLKDHRRLHTGERPFACEVCGKAFAISMRLAEHRRIHTGERPYSCPDCGKSYRSFSNLWKHRKTHQQQHQAAVRQQLAEAEAAVGLAVMETAVEALPLVEAIEIYPLAEAEGVQISG; from the coding sequence CCCAGGGCCTTGCTGCCGCCATGACTGAGGAGTCCGAGGAGACAGTCCTGTACATCGAACACCGCTATGTCTGCTCCGAGTGCAACCAGCTGTATGGGTCCCTGGAGGAGGTGCTCGTGCACCAGAACTCCCATGTGCCCCAGCAGCACTTTGAGCTGGTGGGCGTGGCTGACCCCGGAGTCACAGTGGCAGCGGAGGCAGCTTCGGGCACGGGCCTCTACCAGACCCTGGTGCAAGAGAGCCAGTACCAGTGCCTGGAGTGTGGGCAGCTGCTGATGTCCCCCAGCCAGCTCCTGGAGCACCAGGAGCTGCACCTGAAGATGATGACTCCCCCAGAGGCAGTGCCGGCGGAGCCGCCGCCCAAGGGCCCCACGCTGAGCTCCAGTACCATCCACTATGAGTGTGTGGATTGCAAGGCTCTTTTTGCCAGCCAGGAGCTCTGGCTGAACCACCGGCAGACGCACCTCCGGGGCACTCCCACCAAGCCTTCGGCCCCAGTGGTCCTGGGGTCCCCGGTGGTCCTGGGGCCCCCTGTGGGCCAGGCCCGCGTGGCTGTGGAGCACTCCTACCGCAaggcagaggagggtggggaaggggcagctgtCCCTTCTGCTGCCGCTGCCACCACTGAGGTGGTCACTGAGGTGGAGCTTCTCCTCTACAAGTGCTCAGAGTGCTCCCAGCTCTTCCAGCTTCCAGCCGACTTCCTGGAGCACCAGGCCACCCACTTCCCTGCCCCAGTCCCTGAGTCAGAGGAGCCTGCTGTGCATCCGGAGACCCTGACTCCGTCACCTGCAGAGGTGCCTGTGTCCCAGCCCGACACCCTGCCATCCTCTGACCACAGTTATGAGTTGCGCAACGGTGAAGCCATTGGGCGGGATCGCCGGGGGCGCAAGGCCCGGAGGAACAACAGCGGAGAGCCAGGCGggacagccacccaggagctcttcTGCTCCGCATGTGaccagctctttctctctcctcaccaGCTACAGCAGCATCTGCGGAGTCACCGGGAGGGTGTCTTTAAATGCCCTCTGTGCAGTCGTGTCTTCCCCAGCCCTTCCAGTCTAGACCAGCACCTCGGAGACCACAGCAGTGAGTCTCACTTCCTGTGTGTGGACTGTGGCCTGGCCTTTGGCACAGAGGCCCTGCTCCTGGCCCACCGGCGAGCCCATACCCCGAATCCTCTGCATTCGTGTCCGTGTGGAAAGACCTTCGTCAACCTCACCAAGTTCCTGTATCACCGGCGTACACATGGGGCAGGGGGCGTCCCTTTGCCTACCACACCAGTCCCCCCGGAGGAGCCTGTCATTGGGTTCCCCGAGCCAGCCCCGGCAGAGACTGGAGAGTCCGAGGCGCCAGAGCCTCCGGCAACTGAAGAGAGCTCAGAAGGGCCGACTGCCCCAGGCACTTACCGCTGCCTCCTATGCAGCCGGGAGTTCGGCAAGGCCTTGCAGCTGACCCGGCACCAACGTTTCGTGCATCGGCTGGAGCGGCGCCACAAGTGTGGCATCTGTGGCAAGATGTTTAAGAAGAAGTCTCACGTGCGTAACCACCTGCGCACGCACACCGGCGAGCGGCCCTTCCCCTGTCCGGACTGCTCCAAGCCCTTCAACTCGCCTGCCAACCTGGCCCGCCACCGGCTCACGCACACAGGGGAGCGGCCCTACCGGTGCGGGGACTGTGGCAAGGCCTTCACGCAGAGTTCCACACTGCGGCAGCATCGCCTGGTGCACGCCCAGCACTTCCCCTACCGCTGCCAGGAATGCGGGGTGCGCTTTCATCGCCCCTACCGCCTGCTCATGCACCGCTACCACCACACGGGCGAGTACCCCTACAAGTGTCGCGAGTGCCCCCGCTCCTTCCTGCTGCGCCGGTTGCTGGAGGTGCACCAGCTCGTGGCCCATGCCGGGCGCCAGCCCCACCGCTGCCCATCCTGTGGGGccgccttcccttcctccctgcggCTCCGTGAGCATCGCTGCGCCGCTGCTGCAGCCCAGGCCCCCCGGCGCTTCGAGTGCGGCACCTGTGGCAAGAAAGTGGGCTCGGCAGCCCGGTTGCAGGCGCATGAGGCGGCCCATGCAGCTGCTGGGCCGGGCGAGGTCCTGGCTaaggagccccccgccccccgggtcCCCCGGGCCACTCGCACACCAGTCACCTCCCCGACCACCCTGGGGGCTGCGGCCTCTGCAGCTCCCACGGCCCCTGCCCGACGCCGGGGCCTGGAGTGTAGTGAGTGTAAGAAGCTGTTCAGCACAGAGACCTCGCTGCAGGTGCACCGGCGCATCCACACAGGTGAGCGGCCATACCCGTGTCCGGACTGCGGCAAGGCCTTCCGCCAGAGTACCCACCTGAAGGACCACCGGCGCCTCCACACAGGTGAGCGGCCCTTTGCCTGCGAAGTGTGCGGCAAGGCCTTCGCCATCTCCATGCGCTTGGCAGAACATCGCCGCATTCACACGGGGGAGCGGCCTTACTCCTGCCCTGACTGTGGCAAGAGCTACCGCTCCTTCTCCAACCTCTGGAAGCACCGCAAGACCCACCAGCAGCAGCATCAGGCAGCTGTGCGGCAGCAGCTGGCTGAGGCCGAGGCCGCCGTTGGTCTGGCCGTCATGGAGACTGCCGTGGAGGCACTGCCCCTGGTGGAGGCCATTGAGATCTACCCTCTGGCTGAGGCTGAGGGGGTCCAGATCAGTGGctga
- the ZNF574 gene encoding zinc finger protein 574 isoform X2, translated as MTEESEETVLYIEHRYVCSECNQLYGSLEEVLVHQNSHVPQQHFELVGVADPGVTVAAEAASGTGLYQTLVQESQYQCLECGQLLMSPSQLLEHQELHLKMMTPPEAVPAEPPPKGPTLSSSTIHYECVDCKALFASQELWLNHRQTHLRGTPTKPSAPVVLGSPVVLGPPVGQARVAVEHSYRKAEEGGEGAAVPSAAAATTEVVTEVELLLYKCSECSQLFQLPADFLEHQATHFPAPVPESEEPAVHPETLTPSPAEVPVSQPDTLPSSDHSYELRNGEAIGRDRRGRKARRNNSGEPGGTATQELFCSACDQLFLSPHQLQQHLRSHREGVFKCPLCSRVFPSPSSLDQHLGDHSSESHFLCVDCGLAFGTEALLLAHRRAHTPNPLHSCPCGKTFVNLTKFLYHRRTHGAGGVPLPTTPVPPEEPVIGFPEPAPAETGESEAPEPPATEESSEGPTAPGTYRCLLCSREFGKALQLTRHQRFVHRLERRHKCGICGKMFKKKSHVRNHLRTHTGERPFPCPDCSKPFNSPANLARHRLTHTGERPYRCGDCGKAFTQSSTLRQHRLVHAQHFPYRCQECGVRFHRPYRLLMHRYHHTGEYPYKCRECPRSFLLRRLLEVHQLVAHAGRQPHRCPSCGAAFPSSLRLREHRCAAAAAQAPRRFECGTCGKKVGSAARLQAHEAAHAAAGPGEVLAKEPPAPRVPRATRTPVTSPTTLGAAASAAPTAPARRRGLECSECKKLFSTETSLQVHRRIHTGERPYPCPDCGKAFRQSTHLKDHRRLHTGERPFACEVCGKAFAISMRLAEHRRIHTGERPYSCPDCGKSYRSFSNLWKHRKTHQQQHQAAVRQQLAEAEAAVGLAVMETAVEALPLVEAIEIYPLAEAEGVQISG; from the coding sequence ATGACTGAGGAGTCCGAGGAGACAGTCCTGTACATCGAACACCGCTATGTCTGCTCCGAGTGCAACCAGCTGTATGGGTCCCTGGAGGAGGTGCTCGTGCACCAGAACTCCCATGTGCCCCAGCAGCACTTTGAGCTGGTGGGCGTGGCTGACCCCGGAGTCACAGTGGCAGCGGAGGCAGCTTCGGGCACGGGCCTCTACCAGACCCTGGTGCAAGAGAGCCAGTACCAGTGCCTGGAGTGTGGGCAGCTGCTGATGTCCCCCAGCCAGCTCCTGGAGCACCAGGAGCTGCACCTGAAGATGATGACTCCCCCAGAGGCAGTGCCGGCGGAGCCGCCGCCCAAGGGCCCCACGCTGAGCTCCAGTACCATCCACTATGAGTGTGTGGATTGCAAGGCTCTTTTTGCCAGCCAGGAGCTCTGGCTGAACCACCGGCAGACGCACCTCCGGGGCACTCCCACCAAGCCTTCGGCCCCAGTGGTCCTGGGGTCCCCGGTGGTCCTGGGGCCCCCTGTGGGCCAGGCCCGCGTGGCTGTGGAGCACTCCTACCGCAaggcagaggagggtggggaaggggcagctgtCCCTTCTGCTGCCGCTGCCACCACTGAGGTGGTCACTGAGGTGGAGCTTCTCCTCTACAAGTGCTCAGAGTGCTCCCAGCTCTTCCAGCTTCCAGCCGACTTCCTGGAGCACCAGGCCACCCACTTCCCTGCCCCAGTCCCTGAGTCAGAGGAGCCTGCTGTGCATCCGGAGACCCTGACTCCGTCACCTGCAGAGGTGCCTGTGTCCCAGCCCGACACCCTGCCATCCTCTGACCACAGTTATGAGTTGCGCAACGGTGAAGCCATTGGGCGGGATCGCCGGGGGCGCAAGGCCCGGAGGAACAACAGCGGAGAGCCAGGCGggacagccacccaggagctcttcTGCTCCGCATGTGaccagctctttctctctcctcaccaGCTACAGCAGCATCTGCGGAGTCACCGGGAGGGTGTCTTTAAATGCCCTCTGTGCAGTCGTGTCTTCCCCAGCCCTTCCAGTCTAGACCAGCACCTCGGAGACCACAGCAGTGAGTCTCACTTCCTGTGTGTGGACTGTGGCCTGGCCTTTGGCACAGAGGCCCTGCTCCTGGCCCACCGGCGAGCCCATACCCCGAATCCTCTGCATTCGTGTCCGTGTGGAAAGACCTTCGTCAACCTCACCAAGTTCCTGTATCACCGGCGTACACATGGGGCAGGGGGCGTCCCTTTGCCTACCACACCAGTCCCCCCGGAGGAGCCTGTCATTGGGTTCCCCGAGCCAGCCCCGGCAGAGACTGGAGAGTCCGAGGCGCCAGAGCCTCCGGCAACTGAAGAGAGCTCAGAAGGGCCGACTGCCCCAGGCACTTACCGCTGCCTCCTATGCAGCCGGGAGTTCGGCAAGGCCTTGCAGCTGACCCGGCACCAACGTTTCGTGCATCGGCTGGAGCGGCGCCACAAGTGTGGCATCTGTGGCAAGATGTTTAAGAAGAAGTCTCACGTGCGTAACCACCTGCGCACGCACACCGGCGAGCGGCCCTTCCCCTGTCCGGACTGCTCCAAGCCCTTCAACTCGCCTGCCAACCTGGCCCGCCACCGGCTCACGCACACAGGGGAGCGGCCCTACCGGTGCGGGGACTGTGGCAAGGCCTTCACGCAGAGTTCCACACTGCGGCAGCATCGCCTGGTGCACGCCCAGCACTTCCCCTACCGCTGCCAGGAATGCGGGGTGCGCTTTCATCGCCCCTACCGCCTGCTCATGCACCGCTACCACCACACGGGCGAGTACCCCTACAAGTGTCGCGAGTGCCCCCGCTCCTTCCTGCTGCGCCGGTTGCTGGAGGTGCACCAGCTCGTGGCCCATGCCGGGCGCCAGCCCCACCGCTGCCCATCCTGTGGGGccgccttcccttcctccctgcggCTCCGTGAGCATCGCTGCGCCGCTGCTGCAGCCCAGGCCCCCCGGCGCTTCGAGTGCGGCACCTGTGGCAAGAAAGTGGGCTCGGCAGCCCGGTTGCAGGCGCATGAGGCGGCCCATGCAGCTGCTGGGCCGGGCGAGGTCCTGGCTaaggagccccccgccccccgggtcCCCCGGGCCACTCGCACACCAGTCACCTCCCCGACCACCCTGGGGGCTGCGGCCTCTGCAGCTCCCACGGCCCCTGCCCGACGCCGGGGCCTGGAGTGTAGTGAGTGTAAGAAGCTGTTCAGCACAGAGACCTCGCTGCAGGTGCACCGGCGCATCCACACAGGTGAGCGGCCATACCCGTGTCCGGACTGCGGCAAGGCCTTCCGCCAGAGTACCCACCTGAAGGACCACCGGCGCCTCCACACAGGTGAGCGGCCCTTTGCCTGCGAAGTGTGCGGCAAGGCCTTCGCCATCTCCATGCGCTTGGCAGAACATCGCCGCATTCACACGGGGGAGCGGCCTTACTCCTGCCCTGACTGTGGCAAGAGCTACCGCTCCTTCTCCAACCTCTGGAAGCACCGCAAGACCCACCAGCAGCAGCATCAGGCAGCTGTGCGGCAGCAGCTGGCTGAGGCCGAGGCCGCCGTTGGTCTGGCCGTCATGGAGACTGCCGTGGAGGCACTGCCCCTGGTGGAGGCCATTGAGATCTACCCTCTGGCTGAGGCTGAGGGGGTCCAGATCAGTGGctga